From the Opitutia bacterium genome, one window contains:
- a CDS encoding DUF721 domain-containing protein — protein MPEAPKEFSHEVENLIASFRGLPEEDSRSRHRKTQDLGKLIDELLVKYRISHDSLEHSIREKWAELVGVANATYSHPVVVERGQLLVLCSHAVVRNELFHHRLQILEKLRKLPGCEGIRGLTLRAG, from the coding sequence ATGCCCGAAGCGCCCAAAGAGTTCAGTCACGAGGTCGAGAACCTCATCGCGTCCTTCCGCGGCCTGCCGGAGGAGGATAGCCGGTCGCGTCACCGCAAGACGCAGGACCTCGGCAAGCTGATCGACGAGCTGCTGGTCAAATACCGCATCAGCCACGACTCGCTGGAGCACTCGATCCGGGAAAAGTGGGCCGAACTCGTCGGCGTGGCCAACGCCACCTACTCGCACCCGGTCGTCGTCGAACGCGGCCAATTGCTGGTGCTGTGCTCGCACGCCGTGGTGCGCAACGAACTCTTCCACCACCGCCTCCAAATCCTCGAAAAGCTCCGGAAGCTGCCCGGGTGCGAAGGCATCAGGGGGCTGACGCTGCGGGCGGGGTAA
- a CDS encoding glycosyltransferase family 2 protein gives MPISVSIIARNEAHSLPRCFESVRGWTAEIVVVLNNTTDPSAEVAMRHGALVFETEWRGYRDTKNFALDRCSQPWALCLDADEEVSPALRAEIEAFFARGDDRKFHAARFPRKVWFIDRWITHGDWYPDHNTRLVNRAHCRWGGDQFVHEHMHVDGPVATLRGDLHHYSFPTLSHHVAKINPFADLFLQQQMAKGGRFSLGAAVFRPAWRFFRAYVLRLGFLDGFPGFYIAWATAFGAFVRYSRLYEHEHRASPSPSQATTNEHQ, from the coding sequence CTGCCCATCTCCGTCTCCATCATCGCCCGCAACGAGGCGCACTCGCTGCCGCGCTGCTTCGAAAGCGTGCGCGGATGGACCGCGGAAATTGTCGTCGTGCTCAACAACACCACCGACCCCAGCGCCGAAGTCGCGATGCGGCACGGCGCGCTGGTGTTCGAGACCGAGTGGCGCGGCTACCGCGACACGAAGAACTTCGCGCTCGACCGCTGCTCGCAACCGTGGGCGCTCTGCCTCGACGCCGACGAGGAAGTCTCGCCGGCGCTCCGCGCGGAGATCGAGGCGTTCTTCGCGCGCGGCGACGACCGGAAGTTCCACGCGGCGCGCTTCCCGCGCAAGGTCTGGTTCATCGACCGCTGGATCACGCACGGCGACTGGTATCCCGACCACAACACCCGCCTCGTGAACCGCGCGCACTGCCGGTGGGGCGGCGACCAATTCGTGCACGAGCACATGCACGTCGACGGTCCGGTCGCGACGCTCCGCGGCGACCTGCACCATTACTCCTTCCCGACGCTCAGCCACCACGTGGCGAAGATCAACCCGTTTGCCGATCTGTTCCTCCAGCAACAGATGGCCAAGGGCGGCCGCTTTTCACTCGGCGCGGCGGTGTTCCGGCCGGCGTGGCGGTTCTTCCGCGCGTATGTGCTGCGGCTGGGTTTTCTCGACGGCTTTCCCGGTTTCTACATCGCATGGGCCACCGCCTTCGGCGCCTTCGTGCGCTACAGCCGGCTCTACGAACACGAGCATCGCGCTAGCCCGAGCCCAAGCCAGGCAACCACGAATGAACACCAATAG